In a single window of the Leishmania donovani BPK282A1 complete genome, chromosome 6 genome:
- a CDS encoding deoxyuridine triphosphatase, putative has translation MKRARSANIPGAILHSLAELQDGLNAMIDPSWRAARSLDNWALAITMESTELLDSYPWKWWKNVNATPDLANVRIELVDIFHFSLSGAMQMRSTPDDEIPAAFLKPLKEVMTTFLPAKECTSDPYGFVFFPLTDTQNAIASFRNVIQLANAYRFDVIIESIIYAAEDLGFNLVAYYIAKHTLNCIRQLSGYKDGSYVKVNNGVEDNALLHGCIKDVSLEEVLDADKYVQAWNSIMANVYEAFQVKESDRKDAERWFALAKENRLAIKA, from the coding sequence ATGAAGCGCGCTCGCAGCGCCAATATTCCAGGTGCGATTCTGCACTCTttggcagagctgcaggaTGGCCTGAACGCGATGATCGACCCTTCctggcgcgctgctcgctCGCTGGACAATTGGGCTCTAGCCATCACGATGGAGTccacggagctgctggactCCTATCCGTGGAAGTGGTGGAAGAACGTCAACGCTACGCCTGATTTGGCCAACGTTAGGATTGAACTGGTCGACATCTTTCACTTCTCCCTTTCCGGTGCTATGCAAATGCGCTCTACCCCGGACGATGAGATTCCCGCCGCTTTTCTCAAGCCTCTGAAGGAGGTCATGACAACTTTTCTGCCGGCGAAGGAGTGCACGAGCGACCCGTACGGCTTTGTGTTCTTTCCCCTCACTGATACGCAGAACGCCATTGCGAGCTTTCGTAACGTCATTCAGCTCGCAAACGCCTATCGCTTCGATGTCATCATAGAGAGCATCATATACGCCGCTGAGGACCTGGGGTTCAACTTGGTGGCGTACTATATTGCAAAACACACTCTGAACTGCATTCGCCAGCTGAGTGGCTACAAAGACGGCTCTTACGTGAAGGTGAACAATGGTGTTGAGGACAATGCACTTCTGCACGGCTGCATCAAAGACGTCTCCCTCGAGGAAGTTCTCGACGCCGACAAGTATGTCCAGGCGTGGAACAGCATCATGGCTAACGTTTACGAGGCTTTTCAGGTTAAGGAGTCTGACCGAAAGGATGCGGAGCGCTGGTTTGCCCTCGCGAAGGAAAATCGGCTGGCAATCAAGGCATAA
- a CDS encoding 60S ribosomal protein L23a, putative — protein MPLAQKTAKKAAPKDAKATKVVKVTKRKSYTRPQFRRPHTYRKPAMAKPSNRVTVESKDIAAFSVIRYPLTTDKAMKKIEENNTLTFIVDSRANKTEIKKAMRKLYQVKAVKVNTLIRPDGLKKAYIRLSAAHDALDTANKIGLV, from the coding sequence ATGCCTCTTGCTCAGAAGACCGCCAAGAAGGCCGCGCCGAAGGATGCGAAGGCGACCAAGGTCGTCAAGGTGACGAAACGCAAGTCGTACACCCGCCCCCAGTTTCGCCGCCCTCACACCTACCGCAAGCCGGCAATGGCAAAGCCGAGCAACCGCGTGACCGTGGAGTCGAAGGATATTGCGGCCTTCAGTGTGATCCGCTACCCGCTGACGACAGACAAGGCGATGAAGAAGATTGAGGAGAACAACACCCTGACCTTCATCGTTGATTCCCGCGCCAACAAGACTGAGATCAAGAAGGCGATGCGCAAGCTGTACCAGGTCAAGGCCGTGAAGGTCAACACCCTGATCCGCCCGGATGGTCTGAAGAAGGCGTACATCCGCCTGTCTGCGGCCCACGATGCTCTGGACACCGCCAACAAGATCGGTCTCGTCTAA